Proteins encoded together in one Bacillota bacterium window:
- the spo0A gene encoding sporulation transcription factor Spo0A, with translation MLRVLIVDNNVELCQQLEQFFSQSPDIEPCGVAHDGEAALELIQELSPDVVLLDLTMPKLDGIGVMERMHTLDLEKYPVVIVLTAFARDEMVERMTELGAKYFIVKPINLNILVERIRQFGAATTAAPPQDASVTSRRSSENGSLPGGSLRRAEAMLMDLLHQIGLPSHFKGHVYLKEAVLMVMENPTLLGGLTKQVYPVIAERHHSTPSGVESAIRNALVTTWHRGNREFLITLLGSHLNGETPMPTNSVLIAKLADRLRVAR, from the coding sequence TTGTTGAGAGTACTGATTGTCGATAATAACGTAGAACTGTGTCAACAGTTGGAGCAGTTCTTTTCACAGTCGCCGGATATAGAACCCTGTGGAGTTGCCCACGATGGGGAGGCAGCCCTCGAGCTGATTCAAGAATTGAGCCCCGATGTGGTGCTGTTGGACCTGACGATGCCAAAACTAGATGGGATCGGTGTCATGGAGCGCATGCACACCTTGGACCTGGAAAAGTATCCCGTTGTTATCGTACTTACGGCCTTTGCGCGGGACGAGATGGTGGAGCGCATGACGGAACTAGGGGCCAAGTACTTCATCGTGAAGCCGATCAACCTCAACATCCTGGTGGAACGGATTCGTCAGTTCGGGGCCGCAACCACCGCTGCGCCCCCGCAAGACGCCAGTGTGACCAGTCGTCGGTCGTCGGAAAACGGTTCCCTGCCCGGAGGTTCCCTGCGACGCGCGGAAGCGATGTTGATGGACTTGCTGCATCAGATCGGTCTGCCGTCCCATTTCAAGGGGCACGTGTATCTAAAGGAAGCAGTGCTGATGGTTATGGAAAACCCCACGCTCCTCGGGGGATTGACGAAGCAGGTTTACCCTGTGATCGCTGAGCGGCACCATTCGACGCCTTCGGGAGTTGAATCGGCGATCCGAAACGCTTTGGTCACCACTTGGCACAGGGGTAACCGGGAATTCCTTATTACCCTATTGGGATCACACTTAAACGGGGAAACGCCCATGCCCACCAATTCCGTCTTGATCGCCAAGCTTGCGGACCGGTTGCGGGTGGCTAGGTAG
- the rlmN gene encoding 23S rRNA (adenine(2503)-C(2))-methyltransferase RlmN produces the protein MSDLTDPISLKDLSPRELTDLLASWGYPAYRVRQLMRWIYQERETDFEQMTDLPLELRHQLKKVADLKPLRIRQKRKSKDGTLKFLLEATDGARIETVLIPAEEEQRATVCISTQVGCAMGCAICATGKMGFSRNLTCGEIIEQLLMAERYAKGPVTNVVFMGMGEPLANYETVLDAIYAMTDPDRLAMGSRRITVSTCGLVPQIRRLADEGLQIGLAISLHAPEDELRNRLVPINRKYPLDQLVKAAAYYADKTKRRVTFEYALIEGVNDQRHHATRLVQLVRGLLCHVNLIPVNPVDGFCRPSDAVVTAFQEVVRRSGIPVTVRRERGGDILAACGQLATSIGRTER, from the coding sequence TTGAGCGACTTAACTGATCCGATATCATTAAAAGACTTGTCTCCACGGGAGTTAACCGACTTGCTGGCTAGCTGGGGATACCCGGCTTATCGGGTCCGGCAGCTGATGCGGTGGATTTATCAGGAAAGGGAGACGGATTTTGAACAGATGACGGATCTGCCTTTGGAACTGAGGCACCAACTGAAGAAGGTCGCGGATTTGAAACCGTTGCGGATCCGACAGAAGCGGAAGTCCAAAGATGGAACGCTGAAATTTCTCTTGGAAGCTACTGACGGAGCGAGGATTGAGACTGTGCTCATCCCCGCTGAGGAAGAACAGCGGGCCACAGTCTGTATCTCTACCCAGGTCGGATGCGCCATGGGCTGTGCCATTTGTGCCACGGGTAAGATGGGCTTTTCTCGAAACTTGACCTGTGGGGAGATCATCGAACAGCTCCTGATGGCGGAGCGATACGCCAAGGGACCGGTAACCAACGTGGTCTTCATGGGAATGGGCGAGCCCCTGGCCAATTACGAGACGGTGTTGGATGCAATCTATGCCATGACCGATCCGGATCGGCTAGCCATGGGGAGTCGGCGGATTACGGTTTCCACTTGTGGTTTGGTGCCCCAAATCCGACGGTTGGCCGATGAAGGATTGCAGATCGGCTTGGCCATCTCTTTGCATGCTCCTGAGGATGAATTACGAAACCGGTTGGTTCCCATTAACCGGAAGTATCCCTTGGATCAACTGGTTAAGGCTGCGGCTTACTATGCCGACAAGACAAAACGCCGGGTGACCTTCGAGTATGCCCTCATCGAGGGTGTTAATGATCAACGTCACCATGCTACGAGACTGGTGCAGCTGGTGCGGGGCCTTTTGTGCCATGTGAATTTGATTCCCGTAAATCCCGTCGATGGTTTCTGCCGTCCCTCGGATGCAGTGGTAACCGCCTTCCAAGAGGTGGTCAGGCGGTCCGGGATCCCCGTGACCGTGCGTAGGGAACGGGGGGGCGACATCCTGGCGGCTTGTGGACAGCTAGCCACGAGCATCGGTAGAACAGAAAGGTGA
- a CDS encoding DUF3662 domain-containing protein, with the protein MSLIGRVTTFFRRLIHRLFGTRLAGPYIPVQIGKELSAVMQRQRKVSVSRIYVPNRYVVQLHPADYAQIAPLQQTLAQELCQHLVGIAQREGLHFLTSPQVSFQQGNQLKPGCMEIQAFFDDVGVQTGVTKGLPPLEDTLTEEGEVEQATRIFGERTRMYLVCLSGPEQNMRFYLPEEGEFTIGREQDNDLVLVDPCVSRRHAVVVVREGEVFLRDLSSKNGTYVDDLRIEETQLADGNRILCGNTLFKFVAGE; encoded by the coding sequence ATGTCCCTGATTGGTCGGGTGACGACCTTTTTCCGTAGACTGATTCATCGCCTGTTCGGCACACGATTGGCCGGGCCCTATATCCCGGTCCAGATCGGTAAGGAGTTATCCGCGGTTATGCAGCGCCAAAGGAAGGTCAGTGTGAGTCGGATCTATGTGCCGAACAGGTACGTCGTTCAGCTTCACCCGGCGGACTACGCACAGATTGCCCCCCTTCAACAGACCCTTGCCCAAGAGCTGTGTCAGCACTTGGTGGGGATCGCCCAAAGGGAAGGACTGCATTTCCTCACCTCGCCCCAGGTCAGCTTCCAACAGGGAAATCAACTTAAGCCCGGTTGTATGGAGATCCAGGCCTTCTTTGATGATGTGGGCGTCCAGACCGGTGTCACCAAAGGGCTTCCCCCCCTGGAAGATACCCTGACCGAGGAGGGAGAGGTGGAACAGGCCACCCGCATTTTTGGCGAGAGGACCAGGATGTACTTGGTCTGTTTGTCGGGGCCCGAGCAGAATATGCGCTTTTATCTTCCCGAAGAGGGGGAGTTTACCATCGGGCGAGAGCAGGACAATGATCTGGTGCTCGTTGATCCCTGTGTTTCCCGCCGGCATGCGGTGGTGGTGGTGCGGGAGGGTGAGGTGTTTTTGCGGGATCTGAGTAGCAAGAACGGTACCTACGTGGACGACTTACGGATTGAAGAGACCCAGCTTGCCGATGGGAATCGGATCCTGTGTGGAAATACACTGTTCAAGTTTGTCGCAGGAGAGTAA
- a CDS encoding FHA domain-containing protein: MSQESKMYLVVWLGRFLFLYLLYRFLGQFLKILEKDDYPLGLLFVGCAHRPPLVSGRLLFTSDEASAEKQSLKPGDLMRAVPLSMGRGPLNDVELPEEAVAMFHLRLEQEDGLVLRKLDQNSVYVNGNPVEEEAVLSLGDVLNIGSYLFVVVKGFADTGRG; encoded by the coding sequence TTGTCGCAGGAGAGTAAGATGTACCTAGTGGTTTGGTTGGGACGTTTCCTGTTTTTGTACCTGCTCTATCGCTTTTTGGGGCAGTTCCTCAAGATACTGGAAAAGGATGATTACCCCCTTGGGCTACTGTTCGTGGGTTGTGCCCACAGGCCACCTTTGGTCTCTGGCCGGCTCCTCTTCACCAGTGATGAAGCGTCTGCGGAAAAACAGAGCTTGAAGCCTGGGGATCTGATGCGGGCAGTGCCCCTGAGTATGGGCCGGGGTCCGCTAAATGATGTGGAACTGCCTGAGGAAGCGGTCGCTATGTTCCATCTGCGGCTAGAACAAGAGGATGGTCTGGTGTTGAGGAAACTGGACCAAAACAGTGTCTATGTGAATGGGAATCCGGTGGAGGAGGAGGCCGTCTTATCCCTGGGGGATGTGTTGAACATCGGAAGTTATCTTTTTGTGGTGGTGAAGGGTTTTGCGGATACGGGTAGGGGCTAA
- a CDS encoding Stp1/IreP family PP2C-type Ser/Thr phosphatase, translated as MRIRVGAKTDAGLVRANNEDSYLLHGRLFAVADGMGGHNAGEVASFVALRGLRQGSKEANFADEKALEEYFALLFAQINRDVYAQALLVPNYYGMGTTLTALGLCDAGYAFGHVGDSRLYLFRKGQLTQLTQDHSLVAELVQSGRLSETEALNHPLSNVLSRAIGVEPTVMVETGSGDVYAGDLFLLCTDGVFTVVEEDWIAGLLSQDRSPQGKAEQLVKRALEQGSTDNVTAVVVQVDGSV; from the coding sequence TTGCGGATACGGGTAGGGGCTAAGACCGACGCGGGTTTGGTGAGGGCCAACAATGAAGACAGCTATCTACTGCACGGGCGGCTATTTGCCGTGGCCGATGGTATGGGTGGCCACAATGCGGGGGAAGTGGCAAGCTTTGTGGCCCTGAGGGGTCTTCGGCAGGGAAGCAAGGAGGCCAACTTTGCAGATGAAAAGGCCCTTGAGGAATACTTCGCTCTTCTTTTTGCGCAGATTAATCGTGATGTCTATGCCCAAGCTTTGCTGGTGCCGAACTATTACGGCATGGGGACGACCCTGACGGCCTTGGGACTGTGTGATGCGGGTTACGCCTTTGGTCATGTGGGGGACAGCCGGCTGTACTTGTTCCGGAAGGGGCAGTTGACCCAGCTCACCCAGGATCATTCCCTGGTGGCTGAATTGGTTCAGAGTGGCCGCTTGTCTGAGACTGAGGCGTTGAATCATCCCTTGAGCAACGTCCTCAGCCGGGCCATTGGGGTGGAACCCACGGTGATGGTGGAGACTGGTTCCGGTGATGTCTACGCGGGGGATCTGTTCTTGCTTTGTACCGATGGAGTCTTCACTGTCGTAGAAGAGGACTGGATCGCGGGTCTCCTCTCCCAGGATCGATCTCCCCAGGGGAAAGCGGAGCAACTGGTAAAGCGGGCCCTGGAGCAAGGCAGCACAGATAATGTGACTGCGGTGGTGGTCCAGGTCGATGGGAGTGTCTGA
- a CDS encoding FtsW/RodA/SpoVE family cell cycle protein produces the protein MAASTGFLRDRHQWSMVGTATVVGLWGLFLVWLSEPFNPWYFLAYAGPVFVAQAVFTYQRDRIDATLFAPAVLLSGMGLIMVARLAPQLLGRQLCAYLLGLVGFGCLSLFGAKMPLKKMGRPLGLLGAGLLFVTALFGVQAGGSRAWLHFSSFTFQPTELFKLLLILYLVAHVSKEGTPVVLRDRRGFFSYRDLWGPPFGLWLCSLLALGLQRDLGGVLLISGIFWGMLYLVDGRWTTLLAGGALGFVGLLLATYLFPHGRTRLADWLSLWRGEGIYHQLLQGFYAAAAGGFTGTGLGLGQPHFIPRVHTDFVLMALWEELGLLGVVGLLGTYVLMLTYLYKRALRAQRGQERLLCAGVALMLGLQILCIVGGNLGLLPLTGITLPFVSYGGSSLVVLWCALGLVAAHPGGNRRWQEQSRV, from the coding sequence TTGGCAGCGTCTACAGGGTTCTTGAGGGACCGGCACCAGTGGTCAATGGTGGGCACTGCTACCGTGGTGGGCTTGTGGGGGCTGTTTTTGGTCTGGCTGTCAGAACCCTTCAACCCATGGTATTTCCTCGCCTATGCCGGTCCGGTCTTTGTAGCCCAGGCGGTATTCACCTACCAAAGGGATCGGATCGATGCCACCCTCTTTGCACCTGCGGTGCTCCTGTCGGGGATGGGCCTTATCATGGTGGCCCGGTTGGCCCCCCAATTGCTGGGGCGGCAGCTATGCGCGTACCTGTTGGGGCTGGTGGGTTTCGGTTGTTTGAGCCTGTTTGGTGCCAAAATGCCCCTGAAGAAAATGGGTCGGCCTTTGGGTTTGTTGGGGGCGGGACTGCTTTTTGTTACCGCCCTGTTTGGTGTACAGGCGGGAGGCAGCCGGGCCTGGTTGCATTTTTCTAGTTTCACTTTTCAGCCTACGGAGCTTTTCAAATTGCTGTTGATCCTCTACCTCGTTGCCCACGTAAGCAAAGAAGGCACACCGGTGGTGTTGCGTGATCGCCGGGGGTTTTTTTCCTACCGAGATCTGTGGGGGCCGCCCTTTGGGCTTTGGTTATGCAGTCTGTTGGCCCTTGGTTTACAGCGGGATCTGGGCGGGGTGTTGTTGATTTCGGGGATCTTTTGGGGCATGCTTTACCTTGTGGACGGCCGGTGGACCACCCTGTTGGCTGGCGGAGCCTTGGGTTTTGTGGGGCTTTTACTAGCCACCTACCTGTTTCCCCATGGGCGGACGCGTCTTGCGGACTGGTTGAGTCTGTGGCGGGGAGAGGGAATCTACCACCAGTTGTTGCAAGGATTTTATGCCGCTGCCGCGGGAGGTTTTACCGGCACGGGCTTAGGATTGGGACAACCCCATTTCATTCCTCGGGTACATACAGATTTCGTGCTCATGGCCCTTTGGGAAGAGTTAGGGTTGTTGGGCGTTGTGGGTTTGCTGGGGACCTATGTGCTGATGCTTACCTACTTGTACAAAAGGGCTCTGCGCGCCCAGCGGGGGCAGGAGCGTCTGCTGTGTGCTGGAGTAGCCCTGATGCTAGGGTTACAGATTCTGTGCATTGTGGGTGGCAATCTGGGGCTGCTGCCCCTGACGGGTATTACCCTGCCTTTTGTCAGCTATGGCGGCAGTTCCCTGGTCGTATTGTGGTGTGCCCTTGGTTTAGTGGCGGCCCACCCAGGGGGGAACCGACGATGGCAGGAACAATCAAGGGTCTGA
- the pknB gene encoding Stk1 family PASTA domain-containing Ser/Thr kinase, which produces MLGRVLAQRYEIESEIGAGGMAIVYLGQDRLLCRPVAVKVLRENYAKDEDFVRRFRLEAQAAASLSHPNVVNIYDVGEEDGIYYLVMEYLAGTDLKTLIKQRGKLSVGQGLWVAAEIAKALEHAHAHKIVHRDIKPHNIVLTRDGRIKVTDFGIARAVSSSTLTQTGFVLGSVHYSSPEQVSGGQISGAADLYSLGVVMYEMFTGHLPFEGETPVSIALKHLREEPPAIESLRPDLPAKVALIVKKAMAKDPKDRFANAGQLLQAIWETGLMATGFDNTEESDEDLEDTSSLETTKLVPAVGNGELQPTEVVPEQKKPRRGSWGRKFLWTFLILILFAGLSWVGLLQARKMIFPPDVPVPDVRGMPVEEASEVLQQAGLKPSIDQRVHSLEVPEGWVISQDPRGSRIVKKHRTVELVVSRGPRLVEVPTVVGLSLRDAALLLDERGLKVRVLEEEASDDVEVDQILSQEPMSGSVPEGSSIDVVIAVRHKTTTVVVPDLRRLSLDQAEQELLQRGLAMGNRFPDFSDDVPEGLIIDQNPRPEAEVPQGTTVDVVYSHGPRMRPETKAEIPDTVEPPPASKEEAESEPEEPPTAPVEPTPDGLKRATITIRVPDGPPQEVLVLVVDDTKVGIRQVMQELVDGGETIVREAVGYGPEVRVQVYVGGWLILEEYLR; this is translated from the coding sequence TTGCTGGGAAGAGTCCTTGCCCAAAGATACGAGATCGAAAGTGAAATCGGCGCCGGCGGAATGGCTATTGTCTACCTTGGCCAGGACCGGTTATTGTGTCGTCCTGTGGCGGTGAAGGTACTGCGGGAGAACTATGCCAAGGACGAGGATTTTGTCCGGCGTTTTCGCCTTGAGGCCCAAGCCGCGGCCAGTCTTTCCCATCCTAATGTGGTGAACATTTATGATGTGGGTGAAGAGGATGGTATCTACTATTTAGTGATGGAGTACTTGGCGGGTACGGATCTGAAGACCCTTATTAAGCAGCGGGGGAAGCTTTCCGTGGGCCAAGGACTCTGGGTTGCCGCTGAGATCGCCAAGGCCTTGGAGCACGCCCATGCCCATAAGATCGTACACCGGGATATCAAACCCCATAATATTGTGCTGACCCGGGACGGTCGGATCAAAGTGACTGATTTCGGTATTGCCCGGGCGGTGAGCAGTTCCACCCTGACCCAGACCGGCTTCGTATTGGGTTCGGTCCATTATTCCTCCCCGGAACAGGTGAGCGGAGGTCAAATCAGCGGCGCGGCGGATCTGTACTCTTTGGGTGTGGTCATGTATGAGATGTTTACCGGTCACTTGCCCTTCGAGGGGGAAACACCGGTGAGTATTGCTTTGAAGCATTTGCGAGAAGAGCCGCCCGCTATCGAATCGTTGCGACCGGATTTGCCCGCGAAAGTGGCCTTGATCGTGAAGAAGGCCATGGCCAAGGATCCGAAGGATCGTTTTGCCAACGCCGGACAGCTGTTACAGGCGATCTGGGAGACGGGACTCATGGCTACTGGTTTTGATAATACCGAAGAGAGTGACGAAGATCTCGAAGATACCAGTTCCCTGGAAACGACTAAGTTGGTGCCGGCAGTGGGCAACGGAGAGCTGCAACCCACAGAGGTGGTTCCGGAGCAAAAGAAGCCGCGGCGTGGGTCTTGGGGGCGCAAGTTCCTGTGGACTTTTCTCATCTTGATTCTCTTTGCCGGCTTGTCCTGGGTAGGCCTATTACAGGCCCGGAAGATGATCTTTCCGCCCGATGTTCCCGTACCCGACGTGCGAGGGATGCCGGTGGAAGAGGCCAGCGAAGTTTTACAGCAGGCGGGTTTGAAGCCCAGTATTGATCAGCGGGTCCACAGTCTGGAAGTGCCTGAAGGATGGGTGATCTCCCAGGATCCCCGGGGCAGCAGGATCGTGAAGAAGCATCGCACCGTGGAGTTGGTGGTCAGCCGTGGCCCCCGCTTGGTGGAAGTGCCCACGGTGGTGGGTTTGTCCCTGCGGGATGCGGCTTTGTTGCTGGATGAACGGGGACTAAAGGTGCGGGTTCTGGAGGAAGAGGCCAGCGACGATGTGGAGGTGGACCAAATCCTTTCCCAGGAACCCATGTCCGGCAGTGTTCCCGAGGGTAGCAGCATTGATGTGGTGATCGCGGTCCGCCACAAGACAACAACGGTGGTGGTACCGGATCTACGCCGCTTGTCTTTGGATCAAGCGGAGCAGGAGTTGCTCCAACGGGGATTGGCCATGGGGAATCGTTTCCCTGATTTTTCCGATGATGTGCCCGAGGGGCTAATTATTGATCAAAATCCCCGACCCGAAGCGGAAGTCCCCCAAGGTACCACCGTGGATGTGGTATATAGCCATGGGCCGCGGATGCGACCCGAGACCAAGGCGGAAATTCCTGATACCGTTGAACCTCCGCCGGCTTCGAAGGAAGAGGCAGAGTCCGAACCAGAAGAACCACCAACGGCACCGGTCGAGCCCACCCCCGATGGTCTAAAACGGGCTACAATCACTATCCGGGTACCCGATGGTCCGCCCCAGGAAGTCCTGGTTTTGGTGGTGGACGATACCAAGGTAGGTATCCGGCAGGTGATGCAAGAGTTGGTGGACGGTGGCGAGACCATTGTGCGGGAGGCAGTGGGCTATGGTCCTGAGGTACGGGTGCAGGTTTACGTGGGTGGTTGGTTGATCTTAGAGGAATATCTCAGATAG
- the rsgA gene encoding ribosome small subunit-dependent GTPase A, with the protein MQPGIVIRTVGGFCDVQTETGEVLRCLVPGKIKREHQRVLVGDRVYVRATTPTEVVVEQVLPRTRELVRPPVANADVLVVVNSVAYPAVNLVLLDRLLLAAHQQDLECIICWNKVDLAEESPQLAQYIEAYAREGYKCVRTSAVRGDGIDELTALLSGSIAVLAGDSGVGKSALFNRLLGERIQEEGDVSHRLRRGRHTTREVVLYPLPKGGFIADTPGFTRISLSGIEPVELDSFFFSRYLSNCYYADCRHRDEPDCAIKEAVAQGEIPAWRYDQYLTFLEELEVIMDEQWK; encoded by the coding sequence ATGCAACCGGGGATTGTAATTAGGACAGTAGGCGGGTTTTGCGACGTGCAGACCGAGACGGGCGAGGTGCTCCGTTGCCTTGTCCCGGGAAAGATCAAACGGGAACACCAGCGAGTCTTGGTGGGTGATCGGGTGTATGTCCGTGCCACCACCCCCACCGAGGTAGTTGTGGAGCAGGTGTTGCCCCGGACCCGGGAACTTGTCCGTCCGCCGGTGGCCAACGCCGATGTCTTGGTGGTGGTCAATTCTGTGGCCTATCCGGCGGTGAATTTGGTGTTGCTGGACCGTCTTCTGTTGGCTGCCCATCAGCAGGATCTGGAATGTATTATCTGTTGGAATAAGGTGGACCTGGCCGAGGAGTCCCCCCAACTGGCCCAGTATATCGAAGCCTATGCCCGGGAGGGGTACAAGTGTGTGCGGACCAGTGCCGTGAGGGGGGACGGGATTGACGAGTTGACAGCGTTGCTTTCCGGGTCCATCGCCGTATTGGCGGGAGATTCAGGGGTGGGCAAGTCAGCATTGTTTAATCGCCTTTTGGGAGAGCGGATCCAGGAAGAGGGTGATGTGAGCCACCGCTTGCGGCGGGGACGCCACACCACCCGGGAGGTTGTCTTGTATCCCTTGCCAAAGGGTGGTTTCATCGCCGATACCCCAGGTTTTACCCGGATCTCCCTTTCCGGGATCGAGCCTGTGGAGCTGGATAGCTTTTTCTTCAGCCGTTATCTTTCCAACTGCTATTACGCCGATTGTCGTCACCGGGACGAACCGGATTGTGCCATCAAAGAGGCGGTGGCCCAGGGGGAAATTCCCGCGTGGCGTTATGACCAGTATTTGACCTTCCTGGAGGAATTGGAAGTGATCATGGATGAACAATGGAAATGA
- a CDS encoding ribulose-phosphate 3-epimerase, which produces MFKIAPSILSADFARLAEEVAKVDNADLIHVDIMDGSFVPNLTFGPPVVKALRKVTPLDLDCHLMVNNCDVLLEPLAEAGANFVTVHVEACVHLHRTLMRIKELGMGCGVALNPSTPLTSIEWVLDMLDLVLIMTVNPGFGGQEFIPQCLDKVARLREELTRRGLTTHISVDGGISLETAPPVYKAGADIFVVGSYVYGTQDPAAAVEELRSTLDKMGK; this is translated from the coding sequence TTGTTTAAAATAGCACCTTCAATCCTTAGTGCTGATTTCGCCCGTTTGGCCGAAGAAGTGGCGAAAGTGGACAATGCGGATCTAATCCATGTGGATATCATGGACGGGTCCTTTGTGCCGAACTTGACCTTCGGTCCCCCGGTGGTTAAGGCTTTACGGAAAGTGACCCCGCTGGATTTGGATTGCCATCTGATGGTGAATAACTGCGATGTGTTGCTGGAACCTTTGGCCGAGGCGGGGGCCAATTTTGTCACCGTCCATGTGGAGGCCTGTGTCCATCTGCACCGGACCTTGATGCGTATTAAGGAATTAGGGATGGGGTGTGGTGTGGCGTTAAATCCATCAACCCCGCTGACCAGCATCGAATGGGTCTTGGATATGTTGGATCTGGTGTTAATTATGACTGTAAATCCCGGCTTTGGCGGCCAGGAATTCATCCCCCAGTGCTTGGATAAGGTAGCCCGGCTACGGGAGGAGCTCACCCGACGGGGTCTTACCACCCACATCTCGGTGGATGGGGGAATTAGCCTGGAGACGGCACCGCCGGTGTACAAAGCCGGTGCGGATATTTTCGTGGTGGGCTCTTACGTCTATGGTACTCAAGATCCTGCTGCGGCGGTGGAAGAACTACGGTCCACGTTGGATAAGATGGGTAAATAA
- a CDS encoding Flp family type IVb pilin, with protein MKPVKKLLRDETGQSMAEYGLLTALIAVVTIAAVRAIGSSISAKFNELAQEIAGTP; from the coding sequence ATGAAGCCTGTAAAGAAGCTGTTAAGGGACGAAACAGGGCAAAGCATGGCAGAGTACGGTTTACTCACCGCGCTGATTGCGGTGGTGACCATCGCTGCTGTGCGGGCGATTGGTAGCAGCATCAGTGCCAAGTTCAACGAACTGGCGCAGGAAATCGCAGGTACACCATAA
- a CDS encoding prepilin peptidase, with translation MVNIALVCGLLVCSYTDYRYNRIYNWVTLPLIGFGLLVNGIYGRWPGFLSSLYGCIAASLPLYLAFLMGGMGGGDVKLMGAVGALKGVEFAVLAMVLSAGIGGLWALLLLVRHRKLISFLQWLLSGRQYRGTCLTLPYGIAISGGTLLALGISLLPRG, from the coding sequence ATGGTGAATATTGCTTTGGTTTGCGGGCTGCTGGTCTGTAGCTACACCGATTACCGGTACAACCGGATCTATAACTGGGTTACCCTGCCGTTGATTGGCTTCGGTCTTCTGGTGAACGGAATCTATGGCCGTTGGCCGGGTTTTCTGTCTTCCCTTTACGGATGTATTGCCGCCTCCTTGCCTTTATATCTGGCCTTTTTGATGGGGGGCATGGGCGGCGGAGACGTAAAACTGATGGGGGCCGTCGGTGCCCTCAAGGGAGTGGAGTTTGCTGTTCTTGCCATGGTTCTGTCCGCAGGGATCGGCGGGTTGTGGGCTTTGCTACTGTTAGTCCGCCACCGGAAACTAATTTCCTTTCTTCAATGGTTACTTAGCGGCCGGCAGTATCGTGGAACTTGCCTTACCCTACCCTACGGAATTGCCATCAGCGGCGGAACGTTGCTGGCTTTGGGGATATCTTTGCTGCCGCGGGGGTGA